The nucleotide sequence CTTAACCGTCTCTTGCATCTGTTTGGGAGCAGAGCACAAAAGAAGCAAAAACACAAATCGGAGGGAAAGTTGTCGACACAGTGGCGCCTTGTGATGTGGCGGTGAAGCCCTCGGGGTGTGGGGGGCAGACATTTACCCGAGAGCGAGGATTTGATGTGAAAGCCTCTGCCATGGCCGCGGACAAGTGAAGCATTTGTTCGGGATAACGGAGGAGGAGGTGGGAGGGTTTCCGAGGAGCGGGGCGATGGATTGAGAATATTTGTGATTTTGGCGACAAGAGGTGGCGGACGATGAAGGTGCTCCGGAGGAAGGCGGCGCTGCTGGTACTGGGCTATATTTTGCTGCTGGCGCTCACCATGCTACATTTCGCCGACTATAAGGGCGCCAAGGAGTGCAGCCCGCTCAAGTACGTGCCCTACCCGCTGCGCTACACGGCCGAGCAGGCCCCGCCGCCCCGCAACGCCTCGGCTCAGGAGCGGGCGCAGGACGGGCGGGAGGGGCAAGGTCGCGGGCATGTCTACGTCTTCACCACCTGGCGCTCGGGATCGTCGTTCGTGGGCGAGCTCTTTAACCAGAACCCCGACGTCTTCTTCCTGTACGAGCCCATGTGGCACATCTGGCAGAAGCTGTACCCGGGCGATGCTCTGACCCTGCAGGGGGCGGCCCGCGACATGTTGCGCTTCCTCTATCGCTGCGACCTCTCCATCTTCCGCCTCTACAATGGTGGCCACAACCTCACCAGCATGGGCATCTTCGGTGCTCCCCGCAACAAGGTGGTGTGTTCGCAGCCCCTGTGCCCGGCCGGGTACCGCAAGGACCGGGTGGGGCTGGTGGATGAGCGGGTGTGTAAGAGCGAGTGCCCCCCAAGGCCCCTGGACCACCTGCAGGCGGAGTGCCGGCGTTACCGCACCGTGGTGGTGAAGGGCGTCCGCGTCTTCGACCTGGCGGTGCTAGCGCCGCTGATGCGCGACCCGCTGCTGGACCTGAAGGTGATCCACTTGGTGCGGGACCCCCGCGCAGTGGCCAGCTCCCGCATCAAGTCCCGCAATGGCCTGATCCGCGAGAGCCTGCAGGTAATGCGCAGCAAGGACCCCAAGGGCCGGCGCCTCAAGGTTTACGATGGCTACCAGCGCACCCGGCGGGACGCCGTGGATTACCACGCCCTCAATGCGCTGGAGGTGATTTGCGGCAGCATGGCGCGCACCGTGCAGATGGTGCGGGCGCAACCACCGCCAGACTGGCTGCGCCGCAACTACCGCGTGCTGCGCTACGAGGATCTGGTGGAAGACCCCATCCGCCACTTGCGCGA is from Pristiophorus japonicus isolate sPriJap1 chromosome 6, sPriJap1.hap1, whole genome shotgun sequence and encodes:
- the LOC139265397 gene encoding carbohydrate sulfotransferase 2-like; translation: MKVLRRKAALLVLGYILLLALTMLHFADYKGAKECSPLKYVPYPLRYTAEQAPPPRNASAQERAQDGREGQGRGHVYVFTTWRSGSSFVGELFNQNPDVFFLYEPMWHIWQKLYPGDALTLQGAARDMLRFLYRCDLSIFRLYNGGHNLTSMGIFGAPRNKVVCSQPLCPAGYRKDRVGLVDERVCKSECPPRPLDHLQAECRRYRTVVVKGVRVFDLAVLAPLMRDPLLDLKVIHLVRDPRAVASSRIKSRNGLIRESLQVMRSKDPKGRRLKVYDGYQRTRRDAVDYHALNALEVICGSMARTVQMVRAQPPPDWLRRNYRVLRYEDLVEDPIRHLRDMYRFVNLPVSEDIERFVLNMTTGSSYSSKKPFSVSSRNATQAANAWRTQLTYSQIKQVEDYCQQAMDWLGYQKVQTPEEVKDFSKSFVTKLRV